The following proteins are co-located in the Pedobacter sp. FW305-3-2-15-E-R2A2 genome:
- a CDS encoding alkene reductase translates to MSQKKLVRPFINENVSFANRVVMAPMNRRRAIKGIPPLSMVTYYQQRASAGLLITDNIAISSNGGAYMDTPGIYNEEQKNAWKKVVDAVHAKGGKIFAQLVQAGRIGHPAIQNNEPLVAPSAIPVNETIRIPDRTHQLMTVPVSINIDEIPLWVNAFKQATINALEVGFDGIEIHAAHGFLIDQFINPLSNIRTDKYGGSIHNRTRFLLEVMQEVVAVAGKNKVGIRLSPFREIYDLKPYREELATHQYILEELQKLDILYLHFSNAITNGKDSIPVSFLHSARQLFKNIIIIAGGFTVETAEEILQNRFVDFVAFGKLYISNPDLVERIKNDSPLADWDEETFYHGGDKGYIDYPNLIFNKECIK, encoded by the coding sequence ATGTCACAGAAAAAATTAGTCAGGCCATTTATTAATGAAAATGTTTCTTTTGCTAACAGAGTTGTAATGGCTCCAATGAATCGTCGCAGGGCCATTAAAGGAATCCCTCCCCTATCTATGGTTACGTATTATCAACAAAGGGCCAGCGCTGGATTATTAATAACAGATAATATTGCCATTTCTTCTAATGGCGGTGCTTATATGGATACCCCGGGAATATACAATGAAGAACAAAAAAATGCCTGGAAAAAAGTGGTAGACGCCGTACATGCAAAGGGAGGAAAAATCTTTGCTCAATTGGTTCAGGCTGGTCGTATCGGACATCCGGCAATACAAAACAATGAGCCTTTGGTAGCGCCATCGGCGATACCAGTGAATGAAACCATTCGTATTCCTGATCGTACTCATCAACTCATGACAGTGCCGGTTTCTATAAACATTGATGAAATTCCATTGTGGGTAAATGCTTTTAAACAGGCGACAATAAATGCATTAGAAGTAGGATTTGATGGTATTGAAATTCATGCAGCACATGGTTTTCTGATCGACCAATTTATCAACCCTCTTAGTAACATCAGAACAGATAAATACGGAGGGAGCATCCACAACAGAACGCGTTTTTTGCTGGAAGTAATGCAGGAAGTGGTTGCTGTAGCCGGGAAAAACAAAGTAGGAATCAGGCTTTCGCCTTTTCGTGAAATTTATGATTTGAAACCTTATCGGGAAGAGCTGGCGACACACCAGTATATTCTTGAAGAGTTACAGAAATTAGATATTTTATACCTCCACTTTTCCAATGCAATTACAAATGGAAAAGACTCGATTCCGGTAAGTTTTCTCCACAGCGCTCGACAGCTTTTTAAAAACATCATTATAATTGCCGGTGGCTTTACAGTAGAAACTGCTGAAGAGATTTTGCAAAATCGGTTTGTAGATTTTGTGGCTTTTGGCAAACTGTATATTTCAAATCCTGATTTGGTGGAACGCATAAAAAATGATAGTCCATTGGCAGACTGGGATGAGGAAACGTTCTACCACGGTGGAGATAAGGGTTATATTGATTATCCAAATCTGATTTTTAATAAAGAATGTATTAAATAG
- a CDS encoding AraC family transcriptional regulator produces the protein MKTKHLHKPLDIFVSNMEHWNERPLIYQFFEIVQIIDGEGIRIVNDNKFPYSKGSVFLFTPLDCRGFESTTDTRYCSIRFSEVFLEQYKTQQEKEKLIQWLKQLETIFSSHNRFDQVLIKEKRDCDMIAGLIENMLIEYNNKPSYYDENIQHLVILVLNIISRNVNPQRITSPAKMEEPLINKMLVYLHQNIGCPKNLRIKHLAEQFNLSANYIGEYFKNLTGDSLHCYLTQYKMNIVEQRLTYSEQSIGQIADDLGFSDESHLSRQFKKHKGITAVTYRKQFKY, from the coding sequence ATGAAGACTAAACATTTACATAAACCTTTAGACATCTTTGTCTCCAATATGGAGCACTGGAATGAGCGTCCACTGATCTATCAGTTCTTCGAAATTGTACAGATTATAGATGGAGAAGGCATTAGGATTGTAAATGACAACAAATTCCCCTATAGCAAAGGAAGTGTATTTTTATTCACCCCCTTGGATTGCAGAGGTTTTGAAAGTACGACGGATACCCGTTATTGTTCCATCCGTTTTTCTGAAGTCTTTCTTGAACAATATAAAACCCAACAGGAAAAAGAGAAACTGATACAATGGTTGAAACAATTAGAAACTATTTTCTCCAGCCATAACCGTTTTGATCAGGTCTTGATTAAAGAGAAGAGAGATTGTGATATGATTGCCGGATTAATTGAAAACATGTTGATCGAGTACAACAACAAGCCTTCCTATTACGATGAAAATATACAGCATTTGGTGATTCTTGTGTTAAATATCATCTCCCGCAACGTTAATCCTCAGCGGATCACCTCTCCTGCAAAAATGGAGGAGCCTCTGATTAATAAAATGTTGGTTTATCTGCACCAAAATATTGGTTGTCCGAAAAATTTAAGAATAAAGCACCTTGCAGAACAATTTAACTTGTCTGCAAACTATATAGGTGAATATTTTAAAAACCTGACCGGAGACAGTCTACACTGCTACCTGACCCAATATAAAATGAATATTGTGGAACAGCGGTTAACCTATAGCGAGCAATCCATCGGGCAAATCGCCGATGATTTAGGCTTCTCTGATGAAAGTCATTTAAGCCGGCAATTCAAAAAACATAAAGGGATAACCGCTGTTACTTACAGAAAACAGTTTAAATATTAA
- a CDS encoding TfoX/Sxy family protein: MATDQKYIDYIIDQINHPAGISYKKMFGEYGLYAGIRIFALVCDNRLLIKPTEAGQAFIGKPNLAPPFPGAKSYFLIQEELDDHEWVSGLVKVTVNELPDPKPKKLKKKI, from the coding sequence ATGGCAACGGATCAGAAATACATAGATTACATTATCGACCAGATCAATCATCCCGCTGGTATCAGCTATAAAAAAATGTTTGGTGAGTACGGCCTGTATGCCGGGATTCGGATCTTTGCATTGGTATGTGACAATAGGCTATTGATCAAACCCACGGAAGCAGGCCAGGCATTTATTGGAAAACCAAACTTAGCACCTCCTTTTCCCGGAGCTAAATCATATTTTTTAATACAGGAGGAATTGGATGATCACGAATGGGTTTCAGGTTTGGTAAAGGTTACAGTAAATGAACTCCCTGATCCTAAGCCGAAAAAACTCAAAAAAAAGATTTAA
- a CDS encoding GNAT family N-acetyltransferase, with amino-acid sequence MFKPVSFENENLLIHPLRPEDLNRYDDIVNDIYKILSDEKTLKFLPSKRLNNLSEAGVFLNNMIINYHSNRNYLHFITKKNSGKVIGLIDLISPNVAMEHYKIEHYPFFIEFYLSGNSCGCAIMSNILPPIIDLILDQGITSIGAIVHSKNIAARKVLEKSKFTYSAKFDRIQDLFKTIG; translated from the coding sequence ATGTTTAAGCCTGTTTCTTTTGAAAATGAGAATTTATTGATTCACCCCTTGCGTCCGGAAGATCTGAATAGATATGACGATATCGTAAATGATATTTATAAAATTCTTTCTGATGAAAAGACCCTAAAATTTCTGCCAAGCAAGCGTTTGAACAATCTTTCTGAAGCTGGAGTCTTTTTGAATAATATGATCATCAACTACCATTCAAATCGTAACTACCTCCATTTTATAACTAAAAAAAATTCAGGTAAAGTAATCGGACTTATTGACCTCATATCTCCGAACGTAGCTATGGAACATTATAAAATTGAGCATTACCCCTTTTTCATTGAGTTTTATCTAAGTGGTAACTCCTGCGGATGCGCTATCATGAGTAATATCTTACCCCCTATTATTGACTTGATATTAGACCAGGGTATCACCAGCATCGGAGCAATAGTGCACAGCAAGAATATTGCGGCTAGAAAGGTTCTGGAAAAATCTAAGTTTACCTATAGCGCCAAATTCGATAGAATCCAGGACTTGTTTAAAACGATTGGATAA
- the dinB gene encoding DNA polymerase IV — MDSGKQIIHMDQDAFFVSVEVRKDASLKGKPVIIGGTSDRGVVASCSYEARKFGIHSAMPSRMAKMLCPHATFIKGNMDEYSKASHEITAIIREKVPLFEKASIDEHYIDMTGMDRFHNCMQYAHELRQTIIKEMDLPISFGLSVNKTVAKMVTNECKPGGERNVKQQEVQPFLNPLSIRKIPGLGEKTFVKLSDMGIKKIITLSQIHPDQMNSLLGKSGLSLLQKAKGIDNSLVIPYTEQKSIGTQCTFHADSIDIDMINNLLVAQVMDIAYQLREKKKLCACVTVTIRYANFETETKQTTISYTSLDSVLIATVKDLFKKIYNRRMLLRLVGVSLSNLVTGFEQIDLYSESQEQYSLVQALDKIRRRFGQDAVTRASTMDIKL, encoded by the coding sequence ATGGATAGCGGCAAGCAAATCATCCACATGGATCAGGATGCTTTTTTTGTTTCAGTTGAGGTAAGAAAAGATGCCTCATTAAAGGGGAAGCCAGTAATTATCGGAGGAACTTCTGACAGAGGTGTCGTTGCCTCCTGTAGTTATGAAGCCCGCAAGTTTGGAATACACTCCGCTATGCCTTCCCGCATGGCTAAGATGCTTTGCCCTCATGCTACCTTTATAAAGGGAAATATGGACGAGTATTCAAAAGCCTCCCATGAAATTACAGCGATCATCCGTGAAAAAGTGCCGCTTTTTGAAAAGGCGAGCATTGATGAACACTATATTGATATGACTGGCATGGACCGGTTTCATAACTGTATGCAATATGCCCACGAATTAAGGCAAACCATTATCAAGGAAATGGATTTACCTATTTCTTTCGGACTTTCCGTCAATAAGACCGTAGCTAAAATGGTTACCAATGAATGTAAGCCCGGTGGCGAGAGGAACGTGAAACAGCAAGAAGTACAGCCTTTTTTAAATCCACTATCTATTCGTAAAATACCGGGCTTAGGCGAAAAAACGTTCGTCAAGCTTAGTGATATGGGCATTAAAAAAATCATCACCCTGTCACAGATCCATCCGGATCAGATGAATTCACTTTTGGGTAAATCCGGGCTCTCGTTGCTGCAAAAGGCAAAGGGTATTGACAATAGCCTGGTCATTCCTTATACAGAACAAAAGTCAATTGGTACCCAATGCACCTTTCATGCGGATTCCATTGATATCGACATGATCAATAACTTACTGGTCGCTCAGGTGATGGATATTGCTTATCAGCTTAGAGAAAAAAAGAAGCTTTGCGCCTGCGTCACTGTTACGATCCGGTACGCCAATTTTGAAACGGAAACTAAACAGACTACCATTTCTTATACCTCATTGGATAGCGTACTGATAGCTACCGTAAAAGATTTGTTCAAAAAAATATATAACCGCAGGATGCTTTTGAGGCTCGTAGGCGTTAGCTTATCCAATTTAGTAACAGGTTTTGAACAGATTGATCTGTACAGTGAATCCCAGGAGCAATACAGTCTGGTCCAGGCATTAGATAAAATCAGGAGACGTTTCGGGCAGGACGCGGTAACCAGAGCCTCCACAATGGACATTAAATTATAA
- the dnaE gene encoding DNA polymerase III subunit alpha, producing the protein MYLNVHSHYSLRYGTMSIKTLVEEAQARGITQMVITDINNSTGVMEFMRECRSKKIKPIGGIEFRRDKKLLYIGIAKNREGMKELNDYLSDYNLEQKELPDEPKEFKNAYIIYPHGHKAELKSNEYIGVRFDELHQLFNKDLKDHQDKLLALQPVFVANKIEYRLHEYLRGIDLNTLITMVEKEDRCKDTDLFLQPGELEAKFSKYAFILDNTRRLMDSCTMDYPEGKIKLNRKTFTGNKNDDRALLEKLAVEGMRYRYGNKNREALKRVKQELKVIVEMDFCAYFLITNDIIQYSMRRGYYHVGRGSGANSIVAYCLRITDVDPIALDLYFERFLNAERSSPPDFDIDYSWDEREDVQDYIFKRYGKAHTALLGTMSTFKDRSVIREIGKVMGLPKTEIDGFTDPSRAAVNRDNNTFKKIMAIHSMMGNMPNQRSIHAGGVLISEEPITYYTALDLPPKGMPTVQWDMYEAELIGYDKYDILSQRGIGHIKEAVKLVEQNQQKRLDIHQVQEFIKDPNLNNRLKTGHTIGCFYIESPAMRQLNTKLTCDNYLTLVAASSIIRPGVAQSGMMKTYIQNFHAPDQVKYLHPVMEEQLKETFGVMVYQEDVIKVCIHYGGMDGTDADILRRGMSGKYRSRVEFDRLVEKFHEGAMALGRPADITKEVWRQVSSFAGYSFSKAHSASFAVESYQSLYLKTYYPMEFMVGVLNNYGGFYTRWLYVHELKKSGANVHLPCVNKSSPVVSIKGTDAYLGFVGIQGLEGRLIELIPEERKLGGDYLDLEDFVKRTEIGLEQLIILIRCGCLRFIGKSKKALLWDAHGMLGNKTKPNSHAELFHVEAKQYIMPDLINTKLEDAYHELELLGFPLTLSMFDLLKTEYRGDIRTDDLIKYIGQTVKMVGLYVCEKTVHTKNNKKMWFGTFLDVDGNFFDTTHFPNSTPTYPFRGAGCYLILGKVVEDFGFPSIEVIKFAKLPIVNNPVMD; encoded by the coding sequence ATGTATTTAAACGTCCATTCTCACTATAGCCTTCGCTACGGCACGATGTCGATCAAGACATTAGTCGAGGAAGCACAAGCACGAGGCATTACCCAGATGGTAATTACTGACATCAATAATTCTACCGGGGTCATGGAATTTATGCGCGAATGCCGTTCAAAAAAAATTAAACCTATTGGAGGAATAGAATTCCGCAGAGATAAAAAGCTGCTGTATATCGGTATCGCTAAGAATAGGGAAGGGATGAAGGAACTGAACGATTATTTGAGTGATTATAATCTTGAACAAAAGGAGCTACCCGATGAGCCGAAGGAATTTAAAAACGCGTACATTATTTATCCTCATGGTCACAAGGCCGAATTAAAAAGTAATGAATACATAGGCGTTCGGTTCGATGAACTACATCAGCTTTTCAATAAGGACTTAAAAGACCATCAGGATAAACTGCTTGCACTGCAACCCGTCTTTGTGGCTAATAAAATTGAATACCGTCTGCATGAATACCTGAGAGGAATCGATCTGAATACCTTAATTACAATGGTTGAAAAAGAAGACAGATGCAAAGACACAGATCTGTTTCTCCAACCTGGAGAGCTGGAAGCGAAGTTTTCCAAATATGCTTTTATCCTTGACAATACCCGCAGGCTCATGGATAGCTGTACGATGGATTATCCGGAGGGAAAAATTAAGTTAAATCGTAAAACCTTTACCGGAAACAAAAACGATGATAGAGCGCTTCTGGAAAAATTAGCTGTAGAAGGAATGCGCTACCGCTACGGAAATAAGAACCGGGAGGCTTTGAAACGCGTAAAACAGGAGTTGAAGGTGATTGTCGAAATGGATTTTTGTGCCTATTTCCTGATTACAAATGACATCATTCAGTATTCTATGCGCAGGGGATATTATCATGTTGGGCGGGGATCAGGAGCAAATAGTATCGTTGCCTATTGTCTGCGCATTACCGATGTTGATCCTATCGCACTGGATTTATACTTTGAGCGCTTTCTAAATGCGGAACGCTCCTCACCTCCGGATTTTGATATTGATTACAGCTGGGACGAACGGGAAGATGTGCAGGATTATATTTTCAAACGCTATGGTAAAGCACATACGGCCTTGTTGGGCACCATGTCTACGTTCAAAGACCGTTCGGTAATCCGGGAGATCGGTAAAGTAATGGGACTTCCTAAAACTGAAATCGATGGTTTTACTGATCCGAGTCGCGCAGCCGTTAACCGGGACAACAATACTTTTAAAAAGATCATGGCGATACATTCCATGATGGGCAATATGCCAAATCAACGAAGTATTCATGCAGGTGGAGTGCTGATCTCAGAAGAACCAATTACGTACTATACTGCTTTAGACCTTCCGCCTAAAGGAATGCCGACGGTACAATGGGACATGTATGAAGCAGAATTAATTGGATATGATAAGTACGATATCCTTTCCCAGCGGGGCATTGGTCACATTAAGGAAGCGGTCAAATTGGTAGAACAAAATCAGCAAAAACGACTGGATATCCATCAGGTACAGGAATTTATCAAAGATCCCAATCTGAACAATCGTCTGAAGACAGGCCATACCATCGGCTGTTTTTACATAGAATCTCCGGCAATGCGACAGCTCAATACAAAGCTGACTTGCGATAACTACCTCACACTCGTTGCCGCCAGTTCTATCATTCGTCCGGGAGTGGCCCAATCTGGTATGATGAAAACGTACATCCAGAACTTCCATGCGCCTGATCAGGTCAAATACCTTCATCCGGTAATGGAAGAGCAACTGAAAGAAACCTTTGGAGTAATGGTTTACCAGGAAGATGTGATTAAGGTGTGTATCCATTACGGAGGCATGGATGGAACAGATGCTGACATTCTAAGACGTGGGATGAGTGGAAAATACCGTTCCCGTGTGGAGTTTGATCGGCTGGTAGAAAAATTCCATGAAGGAGCAATGGCATTAGGGAGGCCAGCAGATATTACAAAGGAAGTCTGGAGGCAGGTCTCGTCCTTTGCAGGGTATAGCTTTTCTAAAGCACATTCCGCCAGTTTTGCGGTGGAGAGTTATCAGAGTCTATACTTGAAAACGTATTATCCGATGGAGTTTATGGTGGGTGTGTTGAATAACTATGGTGGTTTTTATACCCGATGGCTATATGTTCATGAACTTAAAAAATCCGGAGCAAATGTCCATTTACCTTGTGTAAACAAAAGTAGCCCCGTAGTTTCTATCAAGGGAACTGACGCCTATCTTGGATTTGTCGGCATACAAGGGCTCGAAGGAAGATTGATTGAACTGATCCCGGAAGAACGAAAACTAGGTGGTGATTATCTCGATCTGGAAGATTTTGTAAAACGCACGGAAATTGGTCTGGAACAATTGATTATTTTAATTCGCTGCGGGTGTTTACGTTTTATAGGAAAAAGTAAAAAAGCGCTGCTATGGGATGCTCATGGCATGTTAGGCAATAAAACGAAACCAAATAGCCATGCAGAACTATTCCATGTAGAAGCTAAACAGTATATCATGCCCGATCTGATCAATACCAAATTAGAGGATGCTTACCATGAACTGGAATTGTTGGGTTTTCCACTTACACTTTCCATGTTCGATTTACTTAAAACGGAATATCGTGGCGACATCCGTACGGATGATCTCATTAAATATATTGGACAAACCGTTAAAATGGTAGGTTTATATGTCTGTGAGAAGACTGTACATACCAAAAACAATAAAAAAATGTGGTTTGGAACCTTTCTCGATGTAGATGGGAACTTTTTTGACACCACGCATTTTCCTAATAGTACCCCAACTTATCCTTTTAGAGGAGCAGGTTGTTATTTGATTTTAGGAAAAGTGGTGGAAGATTTTGGTTTTCCGAGTATTGAGGTGATCAAGTTTGCGAAATTGCCTATTGTCAATAATCCTGTAATGGATTGA
- a CDS encoding IS256 family transposase, with protein sequence MQAEDFLNDDFLKQFKDGKDFMSFMDQMYKRGVEKMLEGELDSHLGYVKHDKQRKQTDNSRNGYGEKKVKTEHGELDIKVPRDRDSSFDPQILPKRSKLSEGIEKLVVSLYAKGMSNADIEEELRELYDFRLPPSTISTITARVTDDILAWQNRPLDPVYMIVWMDGIVFKVRESNKVINKTIYLAVGLNMEGRKEVLGLWLGKNESSAFWMSVLTDLQTRGVQDILITCTDNLGGFTQTIRSVFPQSTTQICVVHQIRNACKYVVWKDKKPFTEDMKPIYSAPNKQAAEAELTTFELKWGIKYPYAIRSWRINWDDLTAFFEFPLEIRKIIYTTNLIENLNGKIRKYTKNKMSFPTDEAVKKSVYLALMEATKKWTMPIHNWPLIINQFIAIFEQRVKV encoded by the coding sequence ATGCAAGCAGAAGATTTTTTAAATGACGATTTCCTTAAACAGTTTAAGGACGGCAAAGATTTCATGAGCTTCATGGATCAGATGTATAAACGAGGCGTTGAAAAGATGCTTGAAGGGGAGCTTGATTCTCATCTGGGCTATGTTAAGCACGATAAACAACGCAAACAAACCGATAATTCCCGTAATGGTTATGGCGAAAAGAAGGTAAAAACAGAACATGGAGAACTGGATATCAAAGTCCCCAGAGACCGGGATTCCAGTTTTGATCCACAGATCCTTCCCAAACGGAGTAAACTCTCAGAAGGCATAGAAAAGTTGGTAGTTTCTTTATATGCCAAGGGGATGTCCAATGCTGACATTGAAGAAGAACTTCGTGAGTTATATGACTTTCGTTTACCACCCTCTACCATTTCGACCATAACAGCAAGAGTAACTGATGATATTTTAGCCTGGCAGAATCGCCCACTTGATCCGGTATATATGATTGTGTGGATGGATGGCATTGTTTTCAAAGTAAGAGAAAGTAATAAGGTCATCAATAAAACGATCTATCTGGCTGTTGGACTTAATATGGAAGGCCGTAAGGAAGTATTGGGGCTATGGCTGGGAAAGAATGAAAGTAGTGCTTTTTGGATGAGTGTGCTCACTGATTTGCAGACCAGAGGTGTTCAGGATATTCTGATCACATGCACCGATAACCTGGGTGGCTTTACTCAGACCATCCGTTCTGTATTTCCGCAATCTACCACTCAGATTTGTGTGGTTCATCAGATTCGTAATGCCTGCAAGTATGTGGTATGGAAGGATAAAAAGCCATTTACGGAAGATATGAAGCCCATTTATTCAGCTCCCAATAAGCAGGCAGCAGAAGCTGAACTCACAACATTTGAGTTAAAATGGGGAATAAAATATCCTTATGCGATTCGAAGCTGGCGGATAAACTGGGATGACCTGACGGCATTTTTTGAGTTCCCCCTGGAAATCAGGAAAATCATTTATACAACTAATTTAATTGAAAATTTGAATGGAAAGATCAGAAAATACACCAAAAATAAAATGTCTTTTCCAACCGATGAGGCTGTGAAAAAATCTGTTTACCTGGCCTTAATGGAAGCCACTAAAAAGTGGACGATGCCCATTCATAACTGGCCGTTGATTATAAATCAGTTTATTGCTATTTTTGAACAAAGGGTTAAGGTCTGA